One stretch of Methylopila sp. 73B DNA includes these proteins:
- a CDS encoding PhoX family phosphatase — MTDNLRTTRAVACEDAENVGRNGSANPTLGEIIAARFSRRELMRGALAATAIAATISPRALDAAGAASAAEPASRFDFTEIEAGIDETHHVAEGYDADVLLRWGDPLFPGAPAFDPLAQTAEKQRLQFGYNNDFVGFVPLDGPADRGLLVVNHEYTNEELMFPGLGVQDSKSAAFAGMTRELVDIEMAAHGGSVVEIARSGGKWAVVPNSRYTRRITAETEMAIHGPAAGHERLRTSYDPEGRRVRGMINNCAGGVTPWGTWLTCEENTNNYFWGKVADDHREAKNYKRIGINGSPWQAWGRFHDRFDVTKEPNEANRFGWVVEIDPMDPASTPKKRTAMGRFKHEGAANALSADGRFVVYQGDDERFDYVYRFVTAAKVDMADRANNADILDDGVLHVARFDADGRGRWMRLVQGEGPLTPANGFASQADVVIEARRAADLLGATKMDRPEDVEANPKTGKVYVMLTNNSKRKADQVDAANPRPENAFGHIVEITPDGGDHAAEGFAWEILVKCGDPSIAAVGATFSSATSANGWFGMPDNCAVDAQGRLWIATDGNGGKSTGRADGLWALETEGAARGASKHFFRVPAGAEMCGPYFTTDDTTLFLAVQHPGESDDDKAPGTFAAPATRWPDFAPGMPPRPAVVVVTKRGGGAIA, encoded by the coding sequence ATGACCGACAACCTTCGCACCACCCGCGCCGTCGCCTGCGAGGACGCCGAGAACGTCGGCCGCAACGGCAGCGCGAACCCGACCCTCGGCGAGATCATCGCCGCGCGTTTCTCCAGGCGGGAGCTGATGCGCGGCGCGCTGGCGGCGACGGCGATCGCGGCCACGATCTCGCCCCGGGCGCTCGACGCCGCAGGCGCCGCCTCGGCCGCCGAGCCGGCGTCCCGGTTCGACTTCACGGAGATCGAGGCCGGGATCGACGAGACCCACCACGTCGCGGAAGGCTACGACGCCGACGTCCTGCTGCGCTGGGGCGATCCGCTGTTCCCGGGGGCGCCCGCTTTTGATCCCCTGGCCCAAACGGCCGAAAAGCAGCGCCTGCAGTTCGGCTACAACAACGACTTCGTCGGCTTCGTGCCGCTCGACGGCCCGGCCGACCGCGGCCTGCTGGTCGTGAACCACGAGTACACCAACGAGGAGCTGATGTTTCCGGGCCTCGGGGTTCAGGACTCCAAGTCCGCCGCTTTCGCCGGCATGACCCGGGAGCTGGTGGACATCGAGATGGCGGCCCACGGCGGCTCTGTCGTCGAGATCGCCCGGTCCGGCGGCAAGTGGGCGGTCGTCCCTAACTCCCGCTACACGCGCCGCATCACCGCCGAGACCGAGATGGCGATCCACGGCCCCGCCGCGGGCCACGAGCGGCTCCGCACGTCCTACGATCCGGAGGGGCGGCGGGTGCGAGGCATGATCAACAATTGCGCCGGCGGCGTAACCCCTTGGGGCACGTGGCTCACCTGCGAGGAGAACACTAACAACTACTTTTGGGGCAAGGTCGCCGACGACCACCGGGAGGCTAAGAACTACAAGCGCATCGGGATCAACGGCAGCCCCTGGCAGGCCTGGGGCCGGTTCCACGACCGCTTCGACGTGACCAAGGAGCCGAACGAAGCGAACCGTTTCGGCTGGGTGGTCGAGATCGACCCGATGGACCCGGCCTCGACCCCGAAGAAGCGGACCGCCATGGGGCGCTTCAAGCACGAGGGCGCCGCGAACGCGCTGTCGGCCGACGGCCGGTTCGTCGTCTACCAGGGCGACGACGAGCGCTTTGACTACGTCTACCGCTTCGTGACGGCCGCGAAGGTCGACATGGCGGACCGCGCCAACAACGCCGACATCCTCGACGACGGCGTGCTGCACGTCGCGCGCTTCGACGCCGACGGCCGCGGCCGCTGGATGCGCCTCGTCCAGGGCGAGGGGCCGCTCACCCCGGCGAACGGCTTCGCGAGCCAGGCCGACGTGGTGATCGAGGCGCGCCGCGCCGCGGACCTGCTCGGCGCCACCAAGATGGACCGCCCGGAAGACGTCGAGGCCAACCCGAAGACGGGCAAGGTCTATGTGATGCTGACCAACAATTCGAAACGGAAGGCCGATCAGGTCGACGCCGCGAACCCGCGGCCGGAGAACGCCTTCGGCCACATCGTCGAAATCACTCCGGACGGCGGCGACCATGCCGCGGAGGGGTTTGCCTGGGAGATCCTCGTGAAGTGCGGCGACCCGTCGATCGCGGCGGTGGGCGCGACCTTCTCCAGCGCGACCAGCGCGAACGGCTGGTTCGGGATGCCCGACAACTGCGCGGTGGACGCGCAGGGCCGGCTCTGGATCGCCACCGACGGCAACGGGGGAAAGAGCACCGGCCGCGCTGACGGGCTGTGGGCGCTCGAGACCGAAGGCGCCGCCCGGGGCGCGTCGAAGCACTTCTTCCGCGTGCCGGCCGGCGCCGAGATGTGCGGCCCCTACTTCACCACGGACGACACGACGCTTTTCCTTGCCGTCCAGCACCCCGGCGAGAGCGACGACGACAAGGCCCCGGGCACCTTCGCGGCCCCCGCCACGCGCTGGCCGGACTTCGCGCCCGGCATGCCCCCGCGGCCAGCCGTGGTGGTGGTGACGAAGAGGGGCGGCGGCGCGATCGCCTGA
- the moxG gene encoding cytochrome c(L), periplasmic translates to MAIAWVKGAVAAALATAVGAAGVMGAKAALTFNNAVTGEVLNLDDAPPEGKDTEAFKTFVETGKNAYLGNPSCLAKGEQLFLAMCSGCHGQKGEGKLGPGLNDSYWTYPQGATDKGLFELIFGGASGQMGPMYGSMNVDEMLLTMAWVRHLYKDKPEDAGEWMTTELKASYKPFDGKTPAPKPAADAPESCKTDG, encoded by the coding sequence ATGGCAATAGCTTGGGTGAAGGGCGCAGTTGCTGCGGCGCTGGCGACGGCCGTCGGCGCGGCGGGCGTCATGGGCGCCAAGGCTGCGCTCACCTTCAACAACGCGGTGACCGGCGAGGTGCTGAACCTCGACGACGCCCCGCCGGAGGGCAAGGACACGGAGGCGTTCAAGACCTTCGTGGAGACGGGCAAGAACGCCTATCTCGGCAACCCGAGCTGCCTCGCCAAGGGCGAGCAGCTGTTCCTCGCCATGTGCTCGGGCTGTCATGGCCAGAAGGGTGAGGGCAAGCTCGGACCCGGCCTTAACGACAGCTACTGGACCTACCCGCAGGGCGCGACCGATAAGGGCCTGTTCGAGCTGATCTTCGGCGGCGCCAGCGGCCAGATGGGGCCGATGTACGGCTCGATGAACGTCGACGAGATGCTGCTGACGATGGCCTGGGTGCGCCACCTCTACAAGGACAAGCCCGAGGACGCCGGCGAGTGGATGACCACGGAGCTCAAAGCGTCCTACAAGCCGTTCGACGGCAAGACGCCGGCCCCGAAGCCCGCCGCCGACGCTCCCGAGAGCTGCAAGACCGACGGCTGA
- the glnA gene encoding type I glutamate--ammonia ligase: protein MTTAKDILAFIKENDVKYVDLRFTDPQGKWQHVTFDITMVDDEFFAEGQMFDGSSIAGWKAINESDMLLMPDVATACLDPFFAATTLSVVCDVLEPTTGEPYERDPRGTVKKAEVYMQSLGIGDTVYFGPEAEFFVFDDVKFAATPYNTGFKLDSIELPTNSDTDYETGNMGHRVRTKGGYFPVPPVDSEQDMRGEMLAAMAAMGAVVEKHHHEVASAQHELGLKFEKIVRIADHLQVYKYCIHQVAHSYGKTATFMPKPVYGDNGSGMHVHQSIWKDGKPMFAGDKYAGLSQECLWYIGGIIKHAKALNAFTNPSTNSYKRLVPGFEAPVLLAYSARNRSASCRIPWTNSPKAKRVEVRFPDPTANPYLAFAALLMAGLDGITNKIDPGPAMDKDLYDLPPRELKKIPTVSASLREALQNLDKDREFLKKGNVFTDDQIDSFIELKMKEVIRFEHTPHPVEFDMYYSA from the coding sequence ATGACCACGGCCAAGGACATTCTCGCATTCATCAAAGAGAACGACGTCAAGTACGTCGATCTCCGCTTCACCGACCCGCAGGGCAAGTGGCAGCACGTCACCTTCGACATCACGATGGTGGACGACGAGTTCTTCGCCGAAGGCCAGATGTTCGACGGCTCGTCGATCGCCGGCTGGAAGGCGATCAACGAGTCCGACATGCTGCTGATGCCCGACGTCGCCACCGCCTGCCTCGACCCGTTCTTCGCCGCCACCACGCTGTCGGTGGTCTGCGACGTGCTCGAGCCCACGACCGGCGAGCCCTATGAGCGCGACCCGCGCGGCACGGTGAAGAAGGCCGAGGTCTATATGCAGTCGCTGGGGATCGGCGACACCGTCTATTTCGGCCCCGAAGCCGAGTTCTTCGTGTTCGACGACGTCAAGTTCGCGGCGACCCCCTACAACACCGGCTTCAAGCTCGACTCGATCGAACTGCCGACGAACTCCGACACCGACTACGAAACTGGCAACATGGGCCATCGCGTCCGCACCAAGGGCGGCTACTTTCCCGTGCCGCCGGTGGACAGCGAGCAGGACATGCGCGGCGAGATGCTGGCCGCGATGGCCGCGATGGGCGCGGTCGTCGAGAAGCACCACCACGAGGTGGCCTCGGCCCAGCACGAGCTGGGCCTGAAGTTCGAGAAGATCGTCCGCATCGCCGACCACCTGCAGGTCTACAAGTACTGCATCCACCAGGTGGCGCACTCCTACGGCAAGACGGCGACCTTCATGCCGAAGCCGGTCTACGGCGACAACGGCTCGGGCATGCACGTCCACCAGTCGATCTGGAAGGACGGCAAGCCGATGTTCGCGGGCGACAAGTACGCCGGCCTCAGCCAGGAGTGCCTCTGGTACATCGGCGGCATCATCAAGCACGCCAAGGCGCTGAACGCCTTCACCAACCCGTCGACGAACAGCTACAAGCGCCTCGTCCCGGGCTTCGAGGCCCCCGTGCTGCTGGCCTACTCCGCGCGCAACCGCTCGGCCTCCTGCCGCATCCCGTGGACGAACTCGCCGAAGGCGAAGCGCGTCGAGGTCCGGTTCCCCGACCCGACCGCGAACCCCTACCTCGCCTTCGCCGCGCTGCTGATGGCCGGCCTCGACGGCATCACCAACAAGATCGATCCGGGCCCGGCCATGGACAAGGATCTCTACGACCTGCCGCCGCGCGAGCTGAAGAAGATCCCGACCGTCTCCGCCAGCCTGCGCGAGGCGCTGCAGAATCTCGACAAGGACCGCGAGTTCCTCAAGAAGGGCAACGTGTTCACGGACGACCAGATCGACAGCTTCATCGAGCTGAAGATGAAGGAGGTCATCCGGTTCGAGCACACGCCGCACCCGGTCGAGTTCGACATGTACTATTCGGCCTAA
- a CDS encoding ATP-dependent Clp protease proteolytic subunit — translation MRDFQDLTTNFLIPMVIEQTNRGERSFDIYSRLLKERIIFLSGPFNDDMAAVICAQLLFLEAENPKKEIALYINSPGGVVTSGLAIYDTMQYIRPAVATLCMGQAASMGSFILMAGEQGMRAALPNARILVHQPSGGFQGQASDIERHAEDIVKIKRRLNEIYVKHTGRSYEEIERTLDRDTMLSAEQARDFGLIDQVFEKRQVEGEPDSKPA, via the coding sequence ATGCGCGATTTTCAGGATCTGACGACGAACTTCCTCATCCCCATGGTGATCGAGCAGACCAACCGCGGCGAGCGGTCGTTCGACATCTACTCCCGCCTGCTCAAAGAGCGCATCATCTTCCTCTCCGGCCCCTTCAACGACGACATGGCGGCGGTGATCTGCGCCCAGCTGCTGTTCCTCGAGGCCGAGAACCCGAAGAAGGAGATCGCGCTCTACATCAATTCGCCGGGAGGCGTCGTCACCTCCGGCCTCGCGATCTACGACACCATGCAGTACATCCGGCCCGCGGTCGCGACGCTTTGCATGGGCCAGGCGGCCTCGATGGGCTCGTTCATCCTGATGGCCGGCGAGCAGGGCATGCGCGCCGCGCTGCCGAACGCCCGCATCCTCGTGCACCAGCCGTCGGGCGGCTTCCAGGGCCAGGCCTCGGACATCGAGCGCCACGCCGAGGACATCGTGAAGATCAAGCGCCGGCTGAACGAGATCTACGTGAAGCACACCGGCCGCTCCTACGAGGAGATCGAGCGCACGCTCGACCGCGACACCATGCTGTCGGCGGAGCAGGCGCGCGACTTCGGGCTGATCGACCAGGTGTTCGAGAAGCGTCAGGTCGAGGGCGAGCCGGATTCGAAGCCGGCGTGA
- a CDS encoding bifunctional ADP-dependent NAD(P)H-hydrate dehydratase/NAD(P)H-hydrate epimerase, which produces MTLELLSTCQMAEADRRAPAAGASGAELMEAAGRAVADAALDLQPLARRVVVMAGPGNNGGDGYVAARLLVARGLEVAVAALVQRERLKGDAAAAAGRWEGPVVPLAEAEFSGADIVIDALFGAGLSRGLDGAAAEAVERLSAAAAPTLAVDVPSGLDGDTGKPAGEGPVVRADATVTFVRLKPGHVLYPGRALCGRLVLADIGMPERVVESVGAAAFLNRPALWRRALPRPEPEGHKYGRGHCVVWTGPEFATGAARLSAVAALRAGAGAVTLVGPPAALRIHAAHVTAVMLRAADDAAGFAAAVALRRTDAAVVGPGAGAGVEEIVRRALDLAGSVVLDADALTAFTGRPEDLAAAIAARADRPVALTPHEGEFGRLFGDAAPSGSKLERAREAAARLGAVVVLKGPDTVVASPDGRATIADNAPPYLATAGAGDVLAGIAAGLLAQRTPAFEAAAAAVWIHGEAANAVGRGLIADDLPGALPAVLAALD; this is translated from the coding sequence TTGACCCTTGAGCTTTTGTCGACCTGCCAGATGGCCGAAGCGGACCGTCGCGCGCCCGCAGCGGGCGCGAGCGGCGCGGAGCTGATGGAGGCCGCGGGCCGCGCCGTGGCGGACGCTGCGCTCGATCTCCAGCCGCTCGCCCGCCGCGTCGTCGTCATGGCGGGACCGGGGAACAACGGCGGCGACGGCTACGTCGCGGCGCGCCTTCTGGTCGCGCGGGGCCTCGAGGTCGCGGTCGCGGCGCTCGTCCAGCGCGAGCGGCTGAAGGGCGACGCGGCGGCGGCCGCCGGCCGCTGGGAGGGGCCTGTCGTCCCGCTCGCCGAGGCCGAGTTCTCGGGCGCCGACATCGTGATCGACGCGCTGTTCGGCGCGGGCCTGTCCCGCGGGCTCGACGGCGCAGCCGCGGAGGCGGTCGAGCGGCTCAGCGCGGCGGCGGCCCCGACGCTCGCCGTCGACGTGCCGAGCGGCCTTGACGGGGACACGGGGAAGCCCGCGGGGGAGGGTCCCGTCGTCCGGGCGGACGCCACCGTCACCTTCGTCCGCCTCAAGCCGGGCCACGTGCTCTATCCCGGCCGCGCGCTGTGCGGCCGCCTCGTCCTCGCCGACATCGGCATGCCGGAGCGCGTGGTCGAAAGCGTGGGCGCGGCCGCCTTCCTCAACCGACCCGCGCTGTGGCGGCGCGCTTTGCCGCGTCCCGAGCCCGAAGGCCACAAGTACGGCCGCGGCCACTGCGTGGTGTGGACCGGCCCCGAGTTCGCGACCGGCGCCGCCCGGCTGTCGGCCGTCGCCGCGCTGAGGGCGGGGGCGGGCGCCGTGACGCTGGTCGGCCCGCCGGCCGCGCTGCGAATCCACGCCGCGCACGTCACCGCCGTCATGCTGCGGGCGGCGGACGACGCCGCGGGCTTCGCCGCCGCGGTCGCCCTGCGCCGGACCGACGCGGCGGTCGTGGGCCCTGGGGCGGGCGCCGGCGTCGAGGAGATCGTCCGCCGGGCGCTCGACCTTGCAGGCTCCGTCGTGCTGGACGCCGACGCCCTCACTGCCTTCACCGGGCGGCCCGAAGACCTTGCGGCCGCGATCGCGGCGCGGGCCGACCGCCCGGTGGCGCTCACCCCGCACGAGGGCGAGTTCGGTCGCCTGTTCGGCGACGCGGCTCCTTCCGGATCGAAGCTCGAGCGGGCGCGCGAAGCGGCGGCCCGACTGGGCGCCGTGGTGGTGCTGAAGGGGCCTGACACGGTGGTCGCTTCGCCCGACGGGCGGGCCACGATCGCCGACAACGCGCCGCCGTACCTCGCCACGGCCGGGGCGGGCGACGTGCTGGCGGGAATCGCGGCCGGCCTGCTCGCGCAGCGCACGCCCGCCTTCGAGGCGGCGGCGGCGGCGGTCTGGATCCACGGGGAGGCGGCGAACGCCGTCGGCCGCGGGCTCATCGCCGACGATCTGCCGGGAGCGCTGCCGGCCGTCCTTGCGGCGCTGGACTGA
- a CDS encoding GMC family oxidoreductase: MIFDLQAGETPKEITGDVCVVGTGPAGVTLALELARKGRSVVLLEGGGETYEESSQALYEGAVIGHGHIDVAASRLRQFGGTSGHWTGLCAPLDALDFETRADIPHHGWPITRADLDPFYARAHPYLDLGPYRYDWDEWKAIVPFPALPLDPTKILTDVYQQSPPTRFAEKFMETVRAEPKIACWTHANLVDVTLADGGDVVASVAVRTLDGRATTVKAKTYVIACGGIENARILLNARKQRPAGLGNEHDLVGRFYTDHMTIETSMLLFRDDVDTRLYPTSLKYDGAEILMGLKVHPDVVKARNLNNNSAFLVADYGDAVYSDDFRNYGWVAFSTMLKTFSRGHVPDRFAERTCDVVDDLGSVATGVYRHALRRVLPEKPAQAFRLRQDAEQAPNPDSRVTLIADTDPFGLQRIALDWRVTNEDLLRLRRTHQFIGEQVGAAGLGRLQLGVGDPPDPDIAYSGYHHMGTTRMHADPRQGVVDADCRVHSTKNLYMAGSSVFTTGGCANPTLTITALAIRLAEHLAVSA, encoded by the coding sequence ATGATCTTCGATCTGCAGGCCGGCGAGACGCCGAAGGAGATCACGGGCGACGTCTGCGTCGTCGGCACCGGCCCCGCGGGCGTCACGCTCGCGCTCGAGCTCGCCCGCAAGGGGCGGAGCGTCGTCCTGCTCGAAGGGGGCGGGGAGACCTACGAGGAGTCGAGCCAGGCGCTCTACGAGGGCGCCGTGATCGGGCACGGCCACATCGACGTGGCGGCGTCGCGCCTGCGTCAGTTCGGCGGCACGTCGGGCCACTGGACCGGGCTCTGCGCGCCGCTTGACGCGCTCGACTTCGAGACCCGCGCCGATATTCCCCACCACGGCTGGCCGATCACCCGCGCCGACCTCGACCCCTTCTACGCCCGCGCGCACCCCTATCTCGATCTTGGACCCTACCGCTACGACTGGGACGAGTGGAAGGCGATCGTGCCCTTTCCCGCGCTGCCGCTCGACCCGACGAAGATCCTGACCGACGTCTACCAGCAGAGCCCGCCGACCCGCTTCGCCGAGAAGTTCATGGAGACGGTGCGGGCCGAGCCGAAGATCGCCTGCTGGACGCATGCGAACCTCGTCGACGTGACGCTGGCCGACGGCGGCGACGTCGTCGCTTCGGTCGCCGTCCGCACGCTCGACGGCCGCGCTACGACCGTGAAGGCCAAGACCTACGTCATCGCCTGCGGCGGCATCGAGAACGCCCGCATCCTGCTCAACGCCCGCAAGCAGCGCCCGGCGGGCCTGGGCAACGAGCACGATCTCGTCGGCCGGTTCTACACCGACCACATGACGATCGAGACCTCGATGCTGCTGTTCCGGGACGACGTCGACACCCGGCTCTACCCGACCTCGCTGAAGTACGACGGCGCCGAGATCCTGATGGGGCTCAAGGTTCACCCCGACGTGGTGAAGGCGAGAAACCTCAACAACAACTCGGCCTTCCTGGTCGCGGACTACGGCGACGCGGTCTACAGCGACGACTTCCGGAACTACGGCTGGGTGGCGTTCTCCACCATGCTGAAGACCTTCAGCCGCGGGCATGTGCCGGACCGGTTCGCCGAACGCACCTGCGACGTTGTCGACGACCTCGGCTCGGTCGCGACCGGCGTCTACCGCCACGCCCTGCGTCGCGTGCTGCCCGAGAAGCCGGCCCAGGCGTTCCGCCTGCGGCAGGACGCCGAGCAGGCGCCGAACCCCGACAGCCGCGTGACGCTGATCGCGGACACCGACCCGTTCGGACTGCAGCGCATCGCGCTCGACTGGCGGGTGACGAACGAGGACCTGCTGCGCCTGCGCCGCACGCACCAGTTCATCGGCGAGCAGGTCGGCGCGGCCGGCCTCGGCCGGCTGCAGCTCGGCGTGGGCGATCCGCCGGACCCCGACATCGCCTATTCCGGCTACCACCATATGGGCACCACCCGCATGCACGCCGATCCGCGGCAGGGCGTGGTGGACGCCGACTGCCGCGTGCATTCGACGAAGAACCTCTACATGGCCGGCAGCTCGGTGTTCACCACCGGCGGCTGCGCCAACCCGACCCTCACCATCACCGCGCTCGCGATCCGTCTCGCCGAGCACCTCGCGGTCAGCGCCTGA
- the tig gene encoding trigger factor translates to MQVTQTLDEGLKREFKIVVPAQDLDARLIERLTSLKDRVNINGFRKGKVPLAHLKKLYGKSVMAEVVEQAVADANRKIVDDNGLKLAMQPKVNFPEDKDEVEGVLSGKSDLSLGVELEVLPTFEVKDVSELKLEKLVADVEDAEVDEAVERIAKQNQSFTPKDDGEAAADGDRVTIDFVGTIDGEAFEGGSATDQPLTLGSNTFIPGFEEQLAGVKTGDETVVKVSFPEAYGAANLAGKAAEFAVTVKGIEAPGALSIDDELAKGMGFEDVAGLKDAVRNQISTEYARVSRQRVKRELLDALDGQYDFALPPTLVEQEFENVWRQVEQDLARSGRTFADEETTEDEAKAEYRKIAERRVRLGLVLAEIGETHEVKVTDDEVTRALVERARQFPGQEQQVWDFYRQRPEALAELRAPIFEDKVVDLVLEKASVAERKVGKDELLAEPDADETKTDQPSA, encoded by the coding sequence ATGCAGGTGACGCAAACCCTCGACGAGGGCCTGAAGCGCGAGTTCAAGATCGTCGTGCCGGCCCAGGATCTCGACGCCCGCCTGATCGAGCGGCTCACGAGCCTCAAGGACCGTGTCAACATCAACGGCTTCCGCAAGGGCAAGGTGCCGCTCGCGCACCTCAAGAAGCTCTACGGCAAGTCGGTGATGGCGGAGGTCGTCGAGCAGGCGGTCGCAGACGCCAACCGCAAGATCGTCGACGACAACGGCCTGAAGCTCGCGATGCAGCCGAAGGTCAACTTCCCCGAGGACAAGGACGAGGTCGAGGGCGTGCTCTCGGGCAAGTCCGATCTGTCGCTCGGCGTCGAGCTTGAGGTTCTGCCGACCTTCGAGGTCAAGGACGTCTCGGAGCTCAAGCTCGAGAAGCTCGTGGCCGACGTGGAGGACGCCGAGGTCGACGAGGCCGTCGAGCGCATCGCCAAGCAGAATCAGTCCTTCACGCCCAAGGACGACGGCGAGGCCGCCGCGGACGGCGACCGCGTCACCATCGACTTCGTCGGCACGATCGACGGCGAGGCCTTCGAGGGCGGCTCGGCGACCGACCAGCCGCTGACGCTCGGCTCCAACACCTTCATCCCGGGCTTCGAAGAGCAGCTCGCCGGCGTGAAGACTGGGGACGAGACGGTCGTGAAGGTGAGCTTCCCCGAGGCCTACGGCGCGGCCAACCTCGCCGGCAAGGCGGCGGAATTCGCCGTCACGGTTAAGGGAATCGAAGCGCCGGGCGCGCTGTCGATCGACGACGAGCTCGCCAAGGGCATGGGCTTCGAGGACGTCGCCGGCCTCAAGGACGCCGTCCGCAATCAGATCTCGACCGAGTACGCCCGCGTTTCGCGCCAGCGCGTGAAGCGCGAGCTGCTCGACGCCCTCGACGGCCAGTACGACTTCGCGCTGCCGCCCACGCTGGTCGAGCAGGAGTTCGAGAACGTGTGGCGCCAGGTGGAGCAGGATCTCGCCCGCTCCGGCCGCACCTTCGCGGACGAGGAGACCACCGAGGACGAAGCCAAGGCCGAGTACCGCAAGATCGCCGAGCGCCGCGTGCGCCTCGGTCTGGTGCTTGCGGAAATCGGCGAGACGCACGAAGTCAAGGTCACCGACGACGAGGTCACCCGCGCGCTTGTTGAGCGGGCCCGGCAGTTCCCGGGCCAGGAGCAGCAGGTGTGGGACTTCTACCGTCAGCGTCCCGAGGCTCTGGCCGAGCTGCGCGCCCCGATCTTCGAGGACAAGGTCGTCGACCTGGTGCTCGAAAAGGCGTCGGTCGCCGAGCGCAAGGTCGGCAAGGACGAGCTTCTCGCCGAGCCGGACGCGGACGAGACGAAGACCGACCAGCCGTCGGCTTGA
- a CDS encoding acyltransferase — protein MLLPELVSTRGIAAVWVVLAHTLATVLKGQGELPSPVEYTRLVVDFFFVLSGFVLAHMYDPPWSEGRFRHGAFLIRRLARLWPLHMFTLCAMGAIVTAGRLMGAEPDNPHTAYTFLVNAAMLHSTWLAPDLAWNWPSWSISAEWCAYLAIPLFLMAADRVRGTRLRVVAMLGVFLACSLFSHWAFGLDLTSLTADGGALRIAPSFFAGILLRRIFDDEPALVAMTPRLYAGSIAGVFGVCAVLVALNAPYDALWPPMIVLVAALASRATWVEPGLLRGRVLNWLGDISYSIYLTHAIVLTVLFNSAEILGLADTLAERAALGFSVPFATLVASQITYAWVEKPGRKLVMRIAERGERKALRPAGAE, from the coding sequence ATGCTGTTGCCCGAGCTCGTCTCGACCCGGGGGATCGCGGCCGTCTGGGTCGTGCTCGCCCACACGCTCGCGACCGTCCTCAAGGGTCAGGGCGAACTGCCCTCCCCAGTGGAGTACACGCGCCTCGTCGTGGATTTCTTCTTCGTGCTGAGCGGCTTCGTCCTGGCCCACATGTACGATCCGCCGTGGAGCGAGGGGCGGTTTCGGCACGGCGCCTTCCTGATCCGTCGGCTGGCGCGGCTCTGGCCGCTGCACATGTTCACGCTGTGCGCGATGGGGGCGATCGTGACGGCTGGGCGCCTGATGGGCGCGGAGCCGGACAACCCGCACACCGCCTACACCTTCCTCGTCAACGCCGCGATGCTGCACTCGACCTGGCTTGCGCCGGACCTCGCTTGGAACTGGCCGTCGTGGTCGATCAGCGCGGAATGGTGCGCCTATCTCGCGATCCCGCTGTTCCTGATGGCGGCGGACCGCGTCCGCGGCACGCGGCTGCGCGTCGTCGCGATGCTCGGCGTGTTCCTGGCCTGCTCGCTGTTTTCGCACTGGGCCTTCGGCCTCGACCTGACCTCGCTCACCGCGGACGGCGGGGCGCTGCGCATCGCGCCGTCGTTCTTCGCCGGCATCCTGCTGCGCCGCATCTTCGACGACGAGCCGGCGCTGGTCGCGATGACGCCGCGTCTCTACGCCGGCTCCATCGCCGGCGTGTTCGGCGTCTGCGCGGTTCTGGTGGCGCTCAACGCGCCCTACGACGCCCTCTGGCCGCCGATGATCGTGCTGGTCGCGGCGCTGGCCTCCCGCGCCACTTGGGTGGAGCCAGGGCTGCTGCGGGGCCGCGTCCTGAACTGGCTCGGCGACATCTCCTATTCGATCTACCTCACGCATGCGATCGTTCTCACGGTGCTGTTCAACAGCGCGGAGATCCTCGGCCTCGCCGACACGCTGGCCGAGCGCGCGGCGCTTGGCTTCAGCGTTCCCTTCGCGACCCTTGTTGCGTCGCAGATCACCTACGCATGGGTCGAGAAACCTGGCCGCAAGCTGGTCATGCGCATCGCCGAGCGCGGCGAACGCAAGGCCTTGCGGCCCGCTGGAGCGGAATGA
- a CDS encoding P-II family nitrogen regulator produces the protein MKKIEAIIKPFKLDEVKEALQEVGVQGITVTEAKGFGRQKGHTELYRGAEYVVDFLPKVKIEVVIGDDLLDRAVEAIRKAAATGRIGDGKIFVSAVEEAIRIRTGEVGVDAI, from the coding sequence GTGAAGAAAATCGAAGCGATCATTAAGCCGTTCAAGCTTGACGAGGTGAAGGAAGCGCTTCAAGAGGTCGGCGTCCAGGGCATCACGGTCACGGAAGCCAAGGGCTTCGGCCGGCAAAAGGGCCACACCGAGCTGTACCGTGGCGCGGAGTACGTGGTGGATTTCCTCCCGAAGGTGAAGATCGAGGTCGTCATCGGCGACGACCTGCTCGACCGCGCCGTCGAGGCCATCCGAAAGGCTGCCGCGACAGGCCGCATCGGCGACGGCAAGATCTTCGTGTCGGCCGTCGAAGAGGCCATCCGCATCCGTACGGGGGAAGTCGGCGTCGACGCGATCTGA